One window of the Granulicella arctica genome contains the following:
- a CDS encoding outer membrane protein assembly factor BamD, with the protein MTKPSFFPSLRAGLLAGVAVAAFCALNVNARAQDAAANPAQTTSPAVPVPQVGGTLNTNPALVPDKKDKLTKEEKRESKVIQSKDTKQQLRKDKKVTKDNPLAGQDAKLPDKQLFDKALDASKRGHFDVARLDLQTLLNTYPDSQFQMRAKLAIADSWYKEGGTAALTQAESEYKDFITFFPNAPEAAEAQMRVGDIYFRQMDKPDRDYSKSRHAEEEYRLMLQQFPESTLVPAAQQRLREVQEVMATRETDIAAFYATRAAWPATIARYQTVVDTYPQYSHMDDALIGLGDAYESEARYVRTLKLPEAGKARLEKVYDDQASAAYKRVVMEHSASAHVEDAKDRLAAMNLPIPTPTPEQMAASVALENSRAQYKLTDRVGLILFRKPDVVTAARVGDPPLVDPKPTLAPQVTRAIVADFNTALNPNASTAKVIAQPVVNDNAAPADTAATAPAAPAAPLAFGDVPTAASGSGGGSAVMTAVPGTASGERTTGSGGGSMGVEIVSPNSPTPPADNGGLKAVGPENSVPLPAVEKAAPAPESVNDIKSGTQPAAQAPPANGKKVKPDFDKSDESSSKHKKKKGLNKVNPF; encoded by the coding sequence ATGACGAAGCCTTCTTTCTTTCCCAGCCTGCGCGCCGGCCTCCTTGCCGGGGTCGCGGTTGCCGCTTTTTGTGCGTTGAACGTGAACGCCAGGGCCCAGGACGCCGCTGCGAATCCGGCACAGACCACCTCACCCGCCGTCCCCGTGCCGCAGGTAGGCGGAACGCTGAACACTAATCCGGCGCTGGTTCCCGACAAGAAGGACAAGCTCACCAAGGAAGAGAAGCGTGAGTCGAAGGTCATCCAGTCCAAGGACACCAAGCAGCAGCTCCGTAAGGATAAGAAGGTCACGAAGGATAATCCGCTCGCCGGTCAGGACGCCAAGCTCCCCGATAAGCAACTCTTCGACAAGGCGCTCGACGCCAGCAAGCGCGGCCACTTCGATGTCGCCCGTCTCGATCTGCAGACGCTCCTCAACACCTACCCTGATTCGCAGTTCCAGATGCGCGCCAAGCTCGCCATCGCCGATTCCTGGTACAAGGAGGGTGGCACCGCAGCCCTCACCCAGGCCGAGAGCGAGTACAAGGACTTCATTACCTTCTTCCCCAACGCACCCGAGGCCGCCGAGGCCCAGATGCGCGTCGGTGACATTTACTTCCGCCAGATGGACAAGCCCGACCGTGACTACTCGAAGTCTCGCCACGCCGAGGAAGAGTATCGCCTGATGTTGCAGCAGTTCCCCGAATCGACCCTTGTACCCGCGGCCCAGCAGCGCCTGCGCGAAGTCCAGGAGGTCATGGCGACCCGCGAGACCGACATCGCTGCCTTCTACGCGACCCGTGCCGCCTGGCCCGCAACTATCGCCCGTTACCAGACCGTGGTCGACACCTACCCACAGTACAGCCACATGGATGACGCGCTGATCGGCCTCGGTGATGCCTATGAGTCCGAAGCCCGTTACGTCCGCACCCTGAAGCTTCCCGAAGCCGGCAAGGCCCGCCTCGAGAAGGTCTACGACGACCAGGCCTCCGCCGCCTACAAGCGCGTCGTCATGGAGCATTCCGCTTCGGCCCACGTCGAAGATGCGAAGGATCGCCTCGCAGCGATGAACCTTCCCATCCCAACGCCCACACCGGAGCAGATGGCTGCCAGCGTAGCGCTTGAAAACAGCCGCGCCCAGTACAAGCTCACCGATCGTGTCGGCCTGATCCTCTTCCGCAAGCCCGACGTGGTCACAGCAGCACGCGTTGGCGATCCGCCACTCGTCGACCCCAAGCCAACGCTCGCCCCGCAGGTCACACGCGCGATCGTGGCTGACTTCAACACAGCCCTTAATCCAAACGCATCTACCGCAAAGGTGATCGCCCAGCCCGTTGTGAACGATAACGCGGCCCCTGCCGATACGGCAGCCACTGCTCCAGCGGCACCCGCTGCCCCCCTCGCCTTTGGCGATGTACCGACGGCAGCCAGTGGCTCCGGCGGAGGCTCTGCAGTCATGACGGCCGTCCCCGGAACCGCAAGCGGCGAACGGACCACCGGCTCAGGCGGCGGGTCGATGGGGGTCGAGATCGTCTCGCCCAATTCCCCCACCCCACCGGCAGATAATGGCGGACTGAAGGCTGTTGGTCCGGAAAATTCCGTACCGCTTCCAGCCGTTGAAAAGGCTGCTCCAGCACCCGAGAGCGTCAACGATATCAAATCCGGAACGCAGCCCGCCGCCCAGGCACCTCCTGCGAACGGCAAGAAGGTCAAGCCGGACTTCGACAAGAGTGACGAGTCCTCCAGCAAGCACAAGAAGAAGAAGGGCCTGAACAAAGTAAACCCCTTCTAG
- the rlmD gene encoding 23S rRNA (uracil(1939)-C(5))-methyltransferase RlmD has product MNIQIDTMIYGGAGTAPLPDGTTIAVPFTLPGEHVTINGHNEVSAILEASPDRVPAPCPHFGPCGGCQYQHATYPAQTRIKQTILHKTLATTGLTNLPETVIHTAEPWGYRNRIRLRVAIVDGTLRIGYNRRGTYEMLPIVACPISAPLLLRAAEAVLAAAAATQTWDRKLNEIELFTNSDQSSLQITFFLRTEKAIDLKAFCTQLKFTIPELAGAGITIVGESGRKDQPGANWGAAGLQYRAAGRDYWVTRGNFFQVNRFLVDALIALVTADRTGTLAWDLYAGVGLFSRILTETFTTVVGVETIVGDLANVLKGSTHRAVGSTVLDFLRMAILQRERPDLIVMDPPRAGIGLEACELLGRIQAPQMVYVSCDPVTLARDLKAMVDSGYTIQQLHQVDLFPQTFHMETVVLLTRLP; this is encoded by the coding sequence ATGAACATCCAAATCGACACCATGATCTACGGCGGTGCCGGCACAGCACCCCTCCCCGACGGCACCACCATCGCCGTACCCTTCACCCTCCCCGGCGAACATGTAACCATAAACGGTCACAATGAAGTCTCCGCCATCCTTGAAGCTTCACCCGACCGTGTCCCCGCACCCTGCCCCCACTTCGGCCCCTGCGGCGGCTGCCAGTATCAACACGCGACCTACCCCGCCCAGACCCGGATCAAACAAACAATCCTCCACAAGACACTAGCCACCACCGGTCTCACCAACCTCCCCGAAACCGTCATCCACACTGCAGAGCCATGGGGCTACCGCAACCGCATCCGCCTGCGTGTAGCCATCGTCGACGGCACACTCCGCATCGGCTACAACCGCCGCGGCACCTACGAGATGCTGCCCATCGTCGCCTGCCCCATCTCTGCGCCGCTCCTCCTCCGGGCCGCAGAAGCCGTACTAGCCGCCGCCGCAGCAACCCAGACATGGGACCGCAAACTCAATGAAATCGAACTCTTCACCAATAGCGACCAGTCATCGCTACAAATAACCTTCTTCCTGCGCACCGAAAAAGCCATCGACCTCAAGGCCTTCTGCACCCAACTTAAATTCACCATCCCCGAGCTGGCCGGAGCAGGCATCACCATCGTCGGCGAGTCCGGCCGCAAGGACCAGCCCGGCGCAAACTGGGGCGCAGCCGGTCTCCAATATCGAGCCGCCGGTCGCGACTACTGGGTCACGCGCGGCAACTTTTTTCAGGTCAATCGCTTCCTCGTCGACGCCCTCATCGCGCTCGTCACCGCCGACCGCACCGGCACCCTCGCATGGGACCTCTACGCCGGCGTAGGCCTCTTCTCCCGCATCCTTACCGAAACCTTCACCACCGTCGTCGGCGTAGAAACTATCGTCGGCGATCTGGCCAACGTCCTCAAAGGCAGCACCCACCGCGCCGTAGGCTCCACGGTGCTCGACTTCCTCCGCATGGCCATCCTCCAGCGCGAGCGCCCCGACCTCATCGTCATGGACCCGCCCCGCGCCGGCATCGGCCTCGAAGCCTGCGAACTCCTCGGCCGCATTCAGGCCCCACAGATGGTCTACGTCTCCTGCGATCCCGTCACCCTCGCCCGCGATCTCAAGGCGATGGTAGACTCCGGCTACACGATCCAACAGCTTCACCAGGTCGACCTGTTCCCCCAGACCTTCCACATGGAGACAGTCGTCCTACTCACCCGCTTACCGTAG
- the rpe gene encoding ribulose-phosphate 3-epimerase: MIELAFSILASDFAHLADEVAAAERGGGSIVHIDVMDGHFVPNITFGPPMVKAVRSITKLPLDCHLMIENPDAFIPDFAEAGADMVSVHQEVCRHLHRTLQLIEQHGMKPAVVINPATPVDTLIEILPMVHHVLVMSVNPGFGGQKFLPLALDKIGLLAEIREELGLNFRIEVDGGVAHDTVAQVVQAGADMLVAGSAVFSPGKTEHNARELLAAARAAAEIQD; this comes from the coding sequence GTGATTGAACTGGCTTTTTCGATACTCGCCTCCGACTTCGCGCACCTTGCGGACGAGGTAGCCGCGGCTGAGCGTGGCGGGGGCTCCATCGTCCACATCGACGTCATGGACGGCCACTTCGTCCCGAACATCACCTTCGGCCCCCCCATGGTCAAGGCCGTCCGCAGCATCACCAAGCTACCGCTCGACTGCCACCTGATGATCGAGAATCCTGACGCCTTCATCCCCGACTTCGCTGAAGCTGGCGCAGACATGGTCAGCGTCCACCAGGAGGTCTGCCGACACCTCCATCGCACCTTGCAACTGATCGAGCAGCACGGCATGAAGCCCGCCGTCGTCATCAATCCAGCCACCCCGGTCGATACCCTGATCGAAATCCTGCCCATGGTGCATCACGTCCTCGTCATGAGCGTGAACCCCGGCTTTGGCGGCCAGAAGTTTCTTCCCCTCGCCCTCGACAAGATTGGCCTGCTCGCCGAGATCCGCGAGGAGCTTGGCCTGAACTTCCGCATCGAAGTGGACGGCGGCGTCGCTCACGATACCGTCGCCCAGGTGGTCCAAGCAGGAGCGGACATGCTTGTCGCCGGCTCAGCGGTCTTCAGCCCCGGCAAGACGGAGCACAACGCCCGTGAGCTACTGGCAGCGGCGCGAGCGGCAGCCGAGATACAAGATTGA
- a CDS encoding valine--tRNA ligase, with the protein MSHELSKAYDPSAIEERWAEYWVRERLFDVATPADTSAATKKFTMLLPPPNVTGRLHMGHMLNQAEMDILTRWHRMSGDVSMWVPGTDHAGIATQMMVERQLASEGSSRQQLGREAFTARVWEWKNLYGGAILDQMKRLGASVDWSREYFTMDDRLSVAVKEAFVRLHEQGLIYRGAYIVNWDPQIRTAVSDLEVVHEERAGKLYSLRYPFADGTGSIVIATTRPETMLGDTAVVVNPTDERYLGLHGKFVRLPLSGVDGGPDREIPILADDWAKPEFGTGAVKVTPAHDPNDFAIGQRHNLPNLTILDETAHVLLPGSPYNGLDRYVAREKILADLGALGLLVEVKDHTLAIGLSQRSGVVIEPRLSNQWFVKIAPLAEKAIRAVDEGHIKFTPDQYRKTYDEWMRNIHDWCISRQLWWGHRIPAWHCSACSKITVARETPATCSHCHSAEITQETDVLDTWFSSGLLPFTVFGWPENTPDLAAFYPTQLLVTGFDILFFWVARMIMLGTHFMLDVPMPDGSPRTLKDAVPFQEVYIHALVRDADRQKMSKTKGNVIDPIDIIGRFGTDAVRFTLASMASPGTDIAFSEARTEGNRAFANKIWNAARFLFMNVDRAAEAGVSIDLTQLAAALNSTEDAPLETRWILSRLHAASAAVEKSLTDYRFDEAANAIYQFFWGDFCDWYIEIVKLRLEFGEGADLIAAKAALTTLLAVFEAALRLLSPFMPFITEEIWHAFYDNITPEKSIALTRFPSASEIASDPASVAAMETLQQLIVTVRGLRKEIAIPEKEFAHITVSGNSSVLKLAGDNKGLLFRLARVSDVAFATATLSGDNARSTADFDVAVIYERQIDVPAERERLTKDIARFEKGLAAANRQLGNETFMSKAPAHIVDGLRKQSSETQMLYDKAKSAFDALPPE; encoded by the coding sequence ATGAGCCACGAACTTTCTAAAGCATACGATCCATCCGCTATCGAAGAACGCTGGGCCGAGTACTGGGTCCGTGAACGCCTGTTTGATGTTGCCACGCCAGCAGATACGTCAGCCGCGACGAAGAAGTTCACCATGCTCCTGCCGCCGCCGAATGTTACCGGCCGCCTCCACATGGGCCATATGCTCAACCAGGCCGAGATGGACATCCTCACCCGCTGGCACCGCATGTCCGGCGACGTCTCCATGTGGGTTCCCGGCACCGACCACGCCGGCATTGCCACCCAGATGATGGTCGAGCGCCAGCTCGCCTCTGAAGGCTCCTCCCGCCAGCAACTTGGCCGCGAAGCCTTCACAGCCCGCGTCTGGGAGTGGAAGAACCTCTACGGCGGAGCCATCCTCGACCAGATGAAGCGCCTTGGCGCCTCCGTCGACTGGAGCCGCGAGTACTTCACCATGGACGACCGCCTTAGCGTCGCCGTCAAGGAAGCCTTCGTGCGCCTCCACGAGCAAGGCCTCATCTATCGCGGGGCCTACATCGTCAACTGGGACCCGCAGATCCGCACCGCCGTCTCCGACCTCGAGGTCGTCCACGAAGAGCGCGCAGGCAAGCTCTACTCCCTCCGCTACCCCTTCGCTGACGGCACCGGCTCCATCGTCATCGCGACCACTCGCCCCGAGACCATGCTGGGCGACACCGCCGTCGTCGTCAACCCCACCGACGAGCGTTACCTCGGCCTCCACGGCAAGTTCGTCCGCCTGCCCCTCAGCGGCGTGGACGGTGGACCCGATCGCGAAATCCCCATCCTCGCCGACGACTGGGCCAAGCCCGAGTTCGGTACCGGCGCCGTCAAGGTCACGCCCGCACACGATCCCAACGACTTCGCCATCGGCCAGCGCCACAACCTGCCCAACCTCACCATCCTCGATGAGACGGCACACGTGCTCCTGCCCGGCTCCCCCTACAACGGCCTGGACCGCTACGTAGCACGCGAGAAGATCCTCGCCGACCTGGGCGCCCTCGGTCTCCTCGTCGAAGTAAAGGACCACACCCTCGCCATCGGACTCAGCCAGCGCAGCGGCGTCGTCATCGAGCCGCGCCTCTCCAACCAGTGGTTCGTCAAGATCGCGCCCCTCGCCGAAAAAGCCATCCGCGCCGTAGACGAAGGCCACATCAAGTTCACGCCCGATCAATACCGCAAGACCTACGACGAGTGGATGCGCAATATCCACGACTGGTGCATCTCCCGCCAGCTCTGGTGGGGCCACCGCATCCCCGCCTGGCACTGCAGCGCCTGCAGCAAGATCACCGTGGCACGTGAAACACCTGCAACGTGCAGTCATTGCCACTCGGCAGAGATCACCCAGGAGACCGACGTCCTCGACACCTGGTTCTCCTCCGGCCTGCTTCCCTTCACCGTCTTCGGCTGGCCCGAAAACACACCAGACCTCGCAGCCTTCTATCCGACACAGCTTCTCGTCACCGGCTTCGACATTCTCTTCTTCTGGGTCGCCCGCATGATCATGCTCGGCACCCATTTCATGCTCGACGTCCCCATGCCCGACGGCTCGCCACGCACCCTTAAAGATGCTGTGCCCTTCCAGGAGGTCTACATCCACGCCCTCGTCCGCGATGCCGACCGCCAGAAGATGTCGAAGACCAAGGGCAATGTCATCGACCCCATCGACATCATCGGTCGCTTCGGAACCGATGCCGTCCGTTTCACGCTCGCCAGCATGGCCTCACCCGGCACCGACATCGCCTTCTCCGAAGCCCGCACCGAGGGCAATCGCGCCTTCGCCAATAAGATCTGGAACGCCGCCCGCTTCCTCTTCATGAACGTCGATCGCGCCGCCGAAGCAGGCGTCAGCATCGACCTCACGCAGCTAGCCGCTGCCCTCAACTCAACAGAGGATGCACCCTTAGAAACACGCTGGATTCTAAGCCGCCTCCACGCCGCCTCCGCAGCCGTAGAAAAGTCCCTCACCGACTACCGCTTCGACGAAGCCGCCAACGCCATCTACCAGTTCTTCTGGGGCGACTTCTGCGACTGGTACATCGAGATCGTCAAGCTCAGGCTGGAGTTTGGCGAAGGTGCCGACCTCATCGCCGCCAAAGCCGCACTCACCACCCTGCTCGCTGTCTTCGAAGCCGCCCTGCGCCTCCTCAGCCCCTTCATGCCCTTCATCACCGAAGAGATCTGGCACGCCTTCTACGACAACATCACGCCCGAAAAATCCATCGCCCTCACCCGCTTTCCAAGTGCATCCGAGATCGCCTCAGACCCCGCCAGCGTAGCCGCAATGGAGACCCTCCAGCAGCTCATCGTCACCGTCCGCGGGCTTCGCAAAGAGATCGCCATCCCCGAAAAAGAGTTCGCACACATCACCGTCTCCGGTAACAGCAGCGTCCTAAAACTCGCTGGTGACAACAAGGGCCTGCTCTTCCGCCTCGCCCGCGTAAGCGACGTCGCGTTCGCCACCGCAACCCTCTCTGGCGACAACGCCCGCAGCACCGCAGACTTCGACGTAGCCGTCATCTACGAGCGCCAGATCGACGTACCCGCAGAGCGCGAGCGCCTCACCAAAGACATCGCCAGGTTCGAGAAGGGTCTCGCGGCTGCCAACCGCCAACTCGGCAACGAAACTTTCATGTCCAAGGCTCCCGCCCACATCGTCGACGGCCTGCGCAAACAGTCCTCCGAAACCCAGATGCTCTACGACAAAGCAAAAAGCGCGTTCGATGCTCTACCGCCTGAATAG
- a CDS encoding DUF2252 domain-containing protein has translation MGKQVIEIKPGDRLAVLEKRRKLKMARSAHAYVRGNTIQFYEWLQGGEGAKLPQGPAIWICGDCHAGNLGPVANADGAVEIQIRDLDQTVIGNPAHDLIRLGLSLATAARGSDLPGVTTAVMLEQMVQGYRDALSSPRKPLLDCEDEGPVQMVLESSMKRSWRHLAEERIEDVTPKIPLGDRFWALTQEERTAIDETFAQEDVRQLINGLEKRENDGKIRVLDAAYWMKGCSSLGRMRYAVLLGIGRKRDRKYCLVDLKEAVKAAAPASSRVAMPADNAQRVVTGACSLSPYLGERMLATRFLQKPVVMRELMPQDLKLEMEQLTSEQAVAAARYLSGVVGKAHARQMDSSARKAWAAELGRNQSKNLDAPGWMWRSVVELIASHETAYLEHCRRYATA, from the coding sequence ATGGGTAAGCAGGTTATTGAGATTAAGCCGGGCGACCGTCTGGCTGTACTAGAGAAACGTCGCAAGTTGAAGATGGCCCGTTCCGCGCACGCCTATGTGCGCGGTAATACCATCCAGTTCTACGAGTGGCTTCAAGGTGGCGAAGGAGCAAAGCTGCCGCAAGGCCCCGCTATCTGGATCTGCGGCGACTGCCACGCTGGCAATCTCGGTCCCGTTGCCAACGCCGATGGAGCCGTCGAGATTCAGATTCGCGACCTCGACCAGACCGTCATCGGCAATCCCGCACACGACCTCATCCGCCTCGGCCTCTCGCTCGCCACCGCCGCACGTGGTTCCGACTTGCCCGGCGTCACTACCGCCGTCATGCTCGAGCAGATGGTCCAGGGCTACCGCGACGCCTTATCCTCGCCTCGCAAGCCCCTTCTCGATTGCGAGGATGAGGGGCCAGTTCAGATGGTTCTCGAATCCTCCATGAAGCGTAGCTGGCGCCACCTCGCCGAAGAGCGCATCGAAGACGTAACCCCCAAAATTCCGCTAGGCGATCGCTTCTGGGCACTCACTCAGGAGGAGCGCACCGCCATCGATGAGACCTTCGCTCAAGAGGACGTGCGGCAACTCATCAACGGCCTTGAGAAGCGAGAGAACGACGGCAAGATTCGCGTGCTCGACGCTGCCTACTGGATGAAGGGCTGCAGCTCCCTCGGACGTATGCGGTACGCCGTACTGCTTGGCATCGGACGCAAACGCGACCGCAAATACTGCCTCGTCGACCTGAAAGAAGCCGTCAAGGCCGCCGCACCCGCATCATCCAGGGTGGCCATGCCCGCCGACAACGCGCAGCGCGTCGTCACGGGCGCTTGCAGTCTTTCGCCCTATCTCGGGGAGCGGATGTTGGCCACACGCTTCCTGCAAAAACCTGTAGTCATGCGCGAATTGATGCCGCAAGACCTCAAGCTGGAGATGGAGCAACTCACTAGCGAACAAGCCGTTGCAGCCGCGCGCTACCTCTCAGGAGTAGTCGGCAAAGCGCACGCCCGCCAGATGGACAGTTCCGCCCGCAAGGCCTGGGCCGCCGAACTTGGCCGCAACCAATCGAAAAATCTCGACGCTCCCGGCTGGATGTGGCGCAGTGTCGTCGAACTTATCGCCAGCCACGAGACCGCTTACCTCGAGCATTGCCGCCGCTACGCCACCGCGTAA
- the nadC gene encoding carboxylating nicotinate-nucleotide diphosphorylase, translating to MDWKSKRVRTILEAALAEDKAANDVTTALTVSPTLQATGTIIAKQACVISGLGCIPVFLDIFAKMSGTPGRFEVVSHPEIFDGVKVKKGQTIAVIRYKAAALLSCERVILNLIQRMSGIATLTNEFVKEVARTKTKVLDTRKTIPGLRALDKYAVCCGGGVNHRLDLQDGILIKNNHISLGGGLPTALENALKGRRKGQVVQVEVRSTEELQQAIAGGAESILLDNMTPAAVKKAVKLIRTALPAIPIEASGNMNLKTVRAYAQAGVDFVSVGALTHSAIAADISMRIAADAS from the coding sequence ATGGACTGGAAGAGCAAACGCGTACGCACCATCCTTGAAGCAGCGCTCGCCGAAGACAAGGCAGCCAACGATGTCACCACGGCCCTCACCGTCTCCCCCACCCTCCAGGCAACCGGCACCATCATCGCGAAACAGGCCTGCGTTATCTCCGGCCTCGGCTGCATCCCGGTCTTCCTCGATATCTTCGCCAAAATGAGCGGCACGCCCGGCCGCTTCGAGGTCGTCAGCCATCCCGAGATCTTCGACGGTGTCAAAGTCAAGAAGGGCCAGACCATCGCCGTCATCCGCTACAAGGCCGCAGCGCTGCTCTCCTGCGAGCGCGTCATCCTCAATCTCATCCAGCGCATGAGCGGCATCGCCACGCTCACCAACGAGTTTGTCAAAGAAGTCGCCCGCACCAAAACCAAAGTCCTTGACACCCGCAAGACCATCCCCGGCCTGCGCGCGCTCGACAAGTACGCCGTCTGCTGCGGCGGCGGCGTCAATCATCGCCTCGACCTGCAGGACGGCATCCTCATTAAGAACAATCACATCTCGCTCGGCGGTGGCCTCCCCACCGCCTTGGAGAATGCCCTGAAGGGCCGCCGCAAAGGTCAGGTCGTCCAGGTAGAAGTCCGCAGCACCGAAGAGCTGCAACAGGCAATCGCCGGTGGTGCCGAGTCCATCCTCCTCGACAACATGACCCCCGCCGCCGTCAAAAAGGCCGTCAAGCTCATCCGCACCGCCCTGCCTGCAATCCCCATCGAGGCCTCCGGCAACATGAACCTCAAGACCGTCCGCGCCTACGCCCAGGCAGGAGTCGACTTCGTCTCCGTCGGCGCACTCACCCACTCCGCCATCGCCGCAGACATCAGCATGAGGATCGCCGCGGATGCCTCCTAG
- a CDS encoding biotin--[acetyl-CoA-carboxylase] ligase: MPPSSAATFDVTAVESAIANTQFAGLVQHFPSVGSTSTLALEAAQSGTKGGVWTADEQTAGRGRGGHAWHSTAGDGLYVSILVQPRIALAQALKLSLATGLAAQSAIAETTGMQPDIRWPNDLLLNTRKCGGILVETAIAPQAADEPAMLRYAVIGIGINVNHADFPPDLATLATSLRRETGTPWPREPLLAALLRALDHEIHLLADANDDLLERFANASSWVRGKRVRVGEAESYTGVTCGLNAEGFLMIEGDDGKRHTVLSGGVRPA, encoded by the coding sequence ATGCCTCCTAGCTCCGCCGCAACCTTCGACGTCACCGCCGTAGAGTCTGCGATCGCCAACACTCAATTCGCAGGGCTCGTACAGCACTTTCCCTCCGTCGGCTCGACCAGCACCCTCGCGCTCGAAGCCGCACAGTCCGGCACTAAAGGTGGCGTCTGGACCGCAGACGAACAGACTGCTGGCAGAGGTCGCGGTGGTCACGCCTGGCACTCCACCGCAGGTGACGGCCTCTACGTCAGCATCCTCGTCCAGCCCCGTATCGCGCTCGCGCAAGCCCTCAAACTCTCCCTCGCCACCGGTCTCGCCGCACAGTCCGCCATCGCTGAAACCACCGGCATGCAGCCTGACATCCGCTGGCCCAACGATCTCCTCCTCAACACCCGCAAGTGCGGCGGCATCCTCGTCGAAACCGCCATCGCTCCGCAAGCCGCAGACGAGCCAGCCATGCTCCGCTACGCCGTCATCGGCATCGGCATCAACGTCAATCACGCTGACTTTCCTCCCGACTTAGCCACGCTCGCCACCTCCCTCCGCCGCGAAACAGGAACACCCTGGCCCCGCGAACCTCTGCTCGCCGCCCTCCTCCGCGCCCTCGATCACGAGATTCACCTTCTCGCGGACGCGAATGATGACCTCCTCGAACGCTTCGCCAACGCCTCGAGTTGGGTCCGCGGCAAACGCGTCCGTGTAGGTGAAGCCGAAAGCTATACTGGCGTAACCTGTGGCCTCAACGCGGAAGGTTTTCTGATGATCGAAGGCGACGACGGCAAGCGCCACACGGTCCTCTCAGGCGGCGTCCGCCCTGCTTAG
- a CDS encoding type III pantothenate kinase: MLLAIDVGNSNTVFALYKLAPGTPAEVVADWRMTTPSGQTTDEFGSTLRNIFAQRGLDLNVVDGIAVSSVVPPLDWMLRQVCELYFKVKPLFIEPGVKTGLPVLTDNPAEVGADRIANCVAAFDKFGGPTIVVDMGTATTFDVISKKGEFLGGAIAPGLGISAEALFAKAARLPRIEVKKPAKIIGTGTVDNIQIGLYYGYIGLVDGILERMIVETGPDTNTVATGGLARLIAGGSKYLKTVDDMLTLTGLRIIYERHQERSRKR, encoded by the coding sequence ATGCTGCTGGCGATTGATGTAGGCAACTCCAACACGGTCTTCGCGCTGTATAAACTCGCCCCCGGCACACCCGCCGAGGTCGTCGCCGATTGGCGCATGACCACCCCCTCCGGTCAGACCACCGACGAGTTCGGCAGCACCCTCCGCAACATCTTCGCCCAGCGCGGCCTCGACCTGAACGTCGTCGATGGCATCGCCGTCTCCTCCGTCGTGCCCCCGCTCGACTGGATGCTCCGCCAGGTCTGCGAGCTTTACTTCAAAGTAAAACCACTCTTCATCGAGCCCGGCGTCAAGACCGGCCTCCCCGTCCTCACCGACAACCCAGCCGAGGTCGGAGCCGACCGTATCGCCAACTGCGTCGCCGCCTTCGACAAGTTCGGCGGTCCCACCATCGTCGTCGACATGGGCACCGCCACCACCTTCGATGTCATCTCGAAAAAAGGCGAATTCCTCGGCGGCGCCATCGCCCCCGGCCTCGGCATCTCCGCCGAAGCCCTCTTCGCCAAAGCCGCCCGCCTGCCTCGCATCGAAGTAAAAAAGCCCGCCAAGATCATAGGCACCGGCACCGTCGACAACATCCAGATCGGCCTCTACTACGGCTACATCGGCCTCGTCGACGGCATCCTCGAACGCATGATCGTCGAGACCGGCCCCGACACCAACACCGTCGCCACCGGCGGCCTCGCCCGCCTCATCGCTGGCGGCTCAAAATACCTCAAAACCGTAGACGACATGCTCACCCTCACCGGCCTCCGCATCATCTACGAGCGTCATCAGGAACGCAGCCGCAAACGCTGA